The nucleotide sequence TGACCACTGCGCCAAAGAATGCGCCCATGATGGTGCCGACACCGCCGGCCAGCAGGGTGCCGCCGATGACGGCCGAGGCGATGCACATGAACATGATCTGAGTACCGCCAGCCAACGGCGTGATCGAGCCGGTCTGGAAACTGTCCAGAATGCCGCCGAAGCCGGCGAGCATGCTGCAGACCGTGAAATTACGGATCTTGACGAATGTCACCTTGATGCCGGCCTCGGTCGCCCCGTTCAGGTTGCCGCCGACGGCGATCGTATGCAGCCCCCAGCGCGTGCGTGTGAGGATGAACTGGAACACGATGGCGATGAGCAGAGCCCAACCAAGTTGCGCGAAGGGGCTGCCACCGAAGATCGTGGTTACGAACGCCCCGGCCTGTGGCTGGACCGGATAGCCGCCGGAGATGGTCAGCGTGAACCCGTTGAGCAGGAACAGCATGCCCATCGTGGTCACGAACGAATGGATCTTGAGCACTTCGGTGATCAGGCCGTTGAGCAGGCCCACTACGCCGCAGGCCAGCAGCGCCAGGATGATCGCGCCCACGACGGGGATGCCGGCGCCGTGGGCGTAGAACATCACGAACGGCGCCATCGCATAGACCATGCCCACGGACAGGTCGAGTTCGCCGCTGATCAGAACCAGCACCTCCCCGGCTGCCAGAACGGCGGTCGCCGCGGTGTATTGGCCGAGCGTGCCGATATTGTCGTGCGAGAGGAAAATGCCACCGGTGGTGGACTGGAAATAGATGGCGAGCAGGATGCCCGCAATGACGATGCTGGCTTCGCGACGCGCGAATGTGGCGATGACCGCACGACGCCAGAAACTCTGGCGTCGTGCAGCTTCATCGGACCGCCCCTTCGGTCGATGCGTCGGATCAGCTTTGGATTGTTTTGCCATAGATTACACTTACACTCAGCTCGAGATGGGGCCGGACCGGGACAGGACTTTTTCCTTGCTTGAGTTGCCCTCGAAACGGCTCTTGGTGTTCAGGTACTCACCGACGTTGTCCTTGGTCACGAATTTGAGGCCGGTGTTGACGTTGGCGATACCGCTGAGCCCACCCGAGAGCTGATACAGATACAGTTCCATGACCGGGATGAAGCCCTGCAGGTAGGGCTGCTGGTCGATGGTGAAGCTGAGATCGCCGCTCTCGATGCCGTCGAGCGTGCCGGGAAGCATGTCGAAGCCGCCGGCCTTGATGCCTTTCTGGGCCAGATTGTGCTTCTTCATGGTCTTGGCCACACCTTCGGTACTGCCGGCATCGACCGCGAACATGCCCTTGATGTTGCGGTGCCCGAGATAGAACGACTCGATGCGGGAGAACTCCTCGTTGACCGTCGGCCCGCTGGCGACCTCGTGCAGCGTGATGTTCTTGCCGGACTCCTTGATCGCCTGCTTGGCGCCGTTCAGACGCGGCTGGATGTTGAGCTGGCCCGGTGTGGCGATGAAGCCCACCACGTCGCCCGAGCCGACTTCGTCGACGATCCGCTGGCCGAGCGCCTTGCCTGCATCGAACAACTTCTGCCCGATATACGCCAGCCGATCGTTGTTGACATCGGCGTTATAGGAGACCACCGGGATACCGGCCTTGAGCGCGCGATCGACCGGCTTGTTGAACGCGTGCTGGTCGACCAGCGCCACGGCGATACCGTCGACGCCGGAAGAGATCGCGGCGTCCATGGCGTTGACCATGACGCTGGCCTCCGATTTCTGCGATCCCGTCCATTGATAGGTACAGCCGAAGGCCGCACAGGCATCCGCGGCGCCGTACTGGGTCGGCACGAAGAACGGATTGGTGGTCACATGGTTGATGAATACGAACTTGTATTTCGGATGATTCGGCAGGTTCGTATTGTGTTTGCCCGCGGCGAACGCCGCAGGTGAAATCCCCATTCCGGTCAGCGCGGCCAGGCCGGCGCCGCCGCTCAGGGCCCCGTGCAGGATTCGGCGACGGCTGACGTCGATGTTTTTGTCGTTGTGGTCTGATGAATCGCTCATTTTTTTCTTCCTCCGGTTTGACGCATGTATTCCTGGCCAGGGCCAGAATCGGCCGGCCGCGGGTCGCGGCCGGCCGATCGCCGCTGACTTTACTCGGGCAGGAACTTGAAGATAGTAGTGGACGTGAACTTCTTGCCCGCTTTCAGTTCGGTGGTCGGATACGACGGGTGATTCGGCGAATCCGGATAATGCTGGGTCTCCATGGTGAAGGCGCTCCAGTGGTGATAGGTCTTGCCACCTTTACCCTCGTATTTACCGTGGATGAAGTTCGAGGTATAGACCTGAACGCCCGGCTGGGTCGTGTAGACCTCCAGCTCGCGGCCGGACTTGGGATCGGTGACCCGGGCGGCCAATTCGTCGAGATTGCCGTTGGTGTTCAGGATCCAGTTATGGTCATAGCCGCCCTGGCTGGGTTCCGCGCGCATCAGCTGGGTGGTCTTGGCGTGAATGCGGTCGCCAAAGGTGTGCGGGGTGGTGAAGTCGAACGGGGTGCCCTTGACCGAACGGGCCTTGCCGAGCGGAATTTCGGTCTTGTCGATCGGGCTGTACTTATCGGCATTGATCATCGCGACCTCGTTGAGGATCGGACCGCTGCCTGCACCTTCCAGATTGAAATAAGTGTGGTTGGTGAGGTTGATCACCGTGTCTTTATCACTGACCGCCGAATAGTGGATCCGCAGATCGTTGTCGTTATCCAGCGTATAGCGCACCGTCGTCACGAGATCGCCCGGGAACCCCATTTGTCCGTCCGGCGACAGGTAGGTCATCTCCACCCCGACCGTGCCGTGCGGGTGGATTTCCTTGGCCTGCCAGACCTGCTTTTGGAACCCCTCGGGGCCGCCGTGCAATGTATTCGGGCCGTTGTTTTTCGGCAGGTTATAGGTATGGCCGTCGAGGGTGAACTGGCCATTGGCGATGCGGTTGGCGTATCGCCCGATGGTCGCGCCCATATACGGGTTGTTCTGGATATAGCCCTTGACGTTATCGAAGCCCAACGCCACGTCAGTTACGTTGCCGTCCTTGTCGGGGACCTTGATGGACTGAACGCGGGCGCCGAAGGTAATGATGTCCACCGACATACCATTTCGATTGGTCAGCCGGTAACGCTTGACCTGTTGCCCCTGTGGCGTTTTGCCGAAATCGCTTTCGGTGACGGCCAGATGCGAGTTCTGGCTACCGCTGTCGCTGCTCGCGCTGCTGCTGTCATTGGAAGCCAGGGCCGGGCCGGCGACCAGCAGGGCCGCCAGTACGGTGGCCCTGCCCCCCAGCCCAAGGCCTCGGGC is from Salinisphaera sp. LB1 and encodes:
- a CDS encoding sugar ABC transporter substrate-binding protein; the encoded protein is MSDSSDHNDKNIDVSRRRILHGALSGGAGLAALTGMGISPAAFAAGKHNTNLPNHPKYKFVFINHVTTNPFFVPTQYGAADACAAFGCTYQWTGSQKSEASVMVNAMDAAISSGVDGIAVALVDQHAFNKPVDRALKAGIPVVSYNADVNNDRLAYIGQKLFDAGKALGQRIVDEVGSGDVVGFIATPGQLNIQPRLNGAKQAIKESGKNITLHEVASGPTVNEEFSRIESFYLGHRNIKGMFAVDAGSTEGVAKTMKKHNLAQKGIKAGGFDMLPGTLDGIESGDLSFTIDQQPYLQGFIPVMELYLYQLSGGLSGIANVNTGLKFVTKDNVGEYLNTKSRFEGNSSKEKVLSRSGPISS
- a CDS encoding aldose epimerase family protein, with protein sequence MTHESKLARGLGLGGRATVLAALLVAGPALASNDSSSASSDSGSQNSHLAVTESDFGKTPQGQQVKRYRLTNRNGMSVDIITFGARVQSIKVPDKDGNVTDVALGFDNVKGYIQNNPYMGATIGRYANRIANGQFTLDGHTYNLPKNNGPNTLHGGPEGFQKQVWQAKEIHPHGTVGVEMTYLSPDGQMGFPGDLVTTVRYTLDNDNDLRIHYSAVSDKDTVINLTNHTYFNLEGAGSGPILNEVAMINADKYSPIDKTEIPLGKARSVKGTPFDFTTPHTFGDRIHAKTTQLMRAEPSQGGYDHNWILNTNGNLDELAARVTDPKSGRELEVYTTQPGVQVYTSNFIHGKYEGKGGKTYHHWSAFTMETQHYPDSPNHPSYPTTELKAGKKFTSTTIFKFLPE
- a CDS encoding ABC transporter permease, which translates into the protein MAKQSKADPTHRPKGRSDEAARRQSFWRRAVIATFARREASIVIAGILLAIYFQSTTGGIFLSHDNIGTLGQYTAATAVLAAGEVLVLISGELDLSVGMVYAMAPFVMFYAHGAGIPVVGAIILALLACGVVGLLNGLITEVLKIHSFVTTMGMLFLLNGFTLTISGGYPVQPQAGAFVTTIFGGSPFAQLGWALLIAIVFQFILTRTRWGLHTIAVGGNLNGATEAGIKVTFVKIRNFTVCSMLAGFGGILDSFQTGSITPLAGGTQIMFMCIASAVIGGTLLAGGVGTIMGAFFGAVVIGMLKDGFTLAGVSAYTFDMILGGAILVTMMVNVHVGRFKYFFKFFGKQS